The Melanotaenia boesemani isolate fMelBoe1 chromosome 8, fMelBoe1.pri, whole genome shotgun sequence DNA window ctgggactgggagaaataagttgccgacgcaaagacgtggtcctgtctACTTAAAGAGTGCAACATCaacaagtgtcctccaagcttcatcaaatctctccaatgaagtaaaacttaatcccatgtagtaaattaggaatttctctggaaataataaaccatactgaaaacctgcaggaccctggttcaagaggtcccaagttggggaagcctgctctgtggcaattcagacacacacgcacgcaccgtctcactgtgcgcaggcaggtgactaCGTGTTTcgcataactgtcccacatttctgtacaacaataaaccagagtagaacaattaatcattgtcaaaaagaactgaaaagtttctgcttaatgagtatattttccatgaaatgtatttttctccaatataggtcgtaacaacatctgcatacagtacaggctgtgttcttataataaacttatcacgttataacgtgatacgtttcacgttattacaataaacttatcacgttataacgtgatacgtttcacgtttttacaataaacttatcacgttataacgtgatacgtttcacgttattacaataaacttatcacgttataacgtgatacgtttcacgttattacaataaacttatcacgttataacgtgatacgtttcaggttattacaataaagtatcacgttataacgtgatacgtttcatgttattacaataaagtatcacgttataacgtgatacggtccgatttttttttaatttgggtgacagctccacgcttccgtatgATGCGTCTCTGTTTACTGTAGagaaacattgtttttggaCAGTAAAAAGTGCAGGAGACCAAAACGGCCTTTTGAAAAAGTGTAGGGGACATGTCCCCTATGTCCCCCCCTAAATTTACGTCTatgtctgcaacctttacagtccagctaaataaaactcgtttaaagcaacaaatgttacaagacctttttaaaaagacaacatatatatttttgataaatatctactatagaaatttttttttttttttaaataactacatttttatttctatttttaggttttaaaataattaaaagcataaCACTTTTGCAAAAGGGAGATAGACAATCTTTCTTCTATATAAATGTGATATTTGTTGAAATGTATGTTAAAAGAATTTATATTATTGGTACTTTTAGAGTCTTTATCTTGTGGAAGTTCAAAGCAATTATTCCACATAAAAAACTTAATATTGGCTAAAACCCTATATTtcttattatatctatattaaaaaacattagttagttctttagtaATTTTAGCCATTTATGACCTTCTTTTAAAGGTAAAGGATGTTATGCTCGTAACAGTGggattaattgcaattaattgCAAGATTTCATGCAGTTAATCATGATTTAAAATtgtaatcgttgcccagcactaaaatgaagtaaaataacaaaagggtggaaggggaggggggtgtagtttggttttaaaaacatgaatgtttacTACTGTCCTCTGGTCATCAAGAAGGATCTTCCACAAATGTGGATCACAGGAAAAGAAAGTTCTCTCATGGATTTTAGGTCTAACTTGTGGCATTTTTAAACAATCTTGTCCTAAAGACCTGAGGGTTCTAAGAGGCTCATTATGTGAAAGGAGTCCAGGACCAAGACCATTAAAAGCCTTAAAAACCAGtacaagaattttaaaatctattctataactgacaggaagccaatgtaaaggctttaaaacagaaattttatgaGCTATCTTTCTGGTTTGGGTCAGAACCCGTGCAGCTGCTGTCTGGAGGAGCTTCTTCTTATTGAAGCTTCCACGGCTTCAATAATTTTCTTTAGGAGGCCAGAAAGTTGAGCTTTATAATGATTAATCCTGGAGGTAATAAAGTCAGTAAAAGTGTCTTTGCAACAGTTTCAGATGAAAACTTCAAggttaaagtgattaaagttACTATCATACAAAGAGTTAATCAGACATTATTTCTGTCCAACCACACCTCCTGAGATGATTACTGGTTaacctcctccttcttcctgaTCTCAAAGCAGCTCCACTCTAAACACATATTTACTTGTTCCCTCCCCTTCAGATCTGCAGTTGGATGATGGGTGGAACCAACATGTGGTGAAATGGAAGAGCTGATAGGCTCTGTTCTCTGAACAAACACATGATTTGTAGATCAGAGTTCAGACTAGTTTCATGTTTGAGGAAGTGAAACTTATTACAGTCGCTGTAACTGAGAGGTGAAATGGCAGAGAAAGGAGATCAGCTGGACCGAGAAACCTTCTCttgttccatctgtctggatctaCTGAAGGATCCAGTGGCTATTCCCTGTGGACACAGTTACTgcatgaactgtattaaaagcTTCTGGCATGGAGAGGATCAAAAGGGAATCTACAGCTGCCCTCAGTGTAGGCAGACCTTCACACCGAGACCTGTCCTGGTGAAAAACGCCATGTTAGCAGCTTTAGTGGagcagctgaagaagactggactccaagctgctcctgctgatcactgctatgctggacctgaagatgtggcctgtgatttctgctctggaagaaaactgaaagccatCAAGTCCTGTTTAGTCTGTCTGGCCTCTTACTGTGAGAAACACCTTCAGCCTCATTATGATGTGGCTccattaaagaaacacaagctggtggagccctccaaaaacctccaggagaacatctgctctcttcatgatgaggtgatgaagatgttctgCCGTACTGATCAGAAGTGTATCTGTCTGGTCTGTGTTATGGATGAACATAAAGGCCAcgacacagtctcagctgcagcagaaaggactgagaggcagagagagctggaggtgagtcgacaagaaatccagcagagaatccaggacagagagaaagatgtgaagctgcttcaacaggaggtggaggccatcaatcactctgctgataaaacagtggaggacagtgagaagatcttcactgagctgatccgtctcatccagaaaagaagctctgatgtgaagcagcagatcagatcccagcaggaaactgaagtgagtggagtcaaagagcttcaggagaagctggagcaggagatcactcagctgaagaggaaagacgctgagctgaagcagctctcacacacagaggatcacatccagtttctacacaactacccctcactgtcagcactcagtgagtctacacactcatccagcatcaatatCCGTCCTCTGAgatactttgaggatgtgacagcagctgtgtcagagctcagagataaactacaggacattctgacagacagatggacaaacatctcactgaaagtcactgatgtggatgttttactgtcacaaccagaaccaaagagcagagctggattcttaaaatattcatgtgaaatcacactggatccaaacacagcaaacaaacagcTGTTACTGTCAGAGGGAAACAGAAAGGTGACCGATTTGGATCAATATCAGTCTTATTCTAAACATCCAGACAGATTCACTAAATACTGTCAGGTTCTGAGTAGAGAGAGTCTGACTGGacgttgttactgggaggtgAAAGTTAGAGGAGACTTTGATTTAGCAGTCACATACAAGAATATCAGCAGAAAAGGAGGTGAAAGTCAATTTGGATTTAATGACAAATCTTGGTCATTATATTATGACCAAAACAGTTATGAGTTTTACAACAACAGCATCAGTACCTCCATCTCAGGTCCTCGGTCCTCCAGAGTAGGAGTGTACCTGGATCACAGAGCAGGtattctgtccttctacagcATCTCTGGAACTAtgactctcctccacagagtccagaccacatttACTCAGCCGCTCTATGCTGGAGTTGGAATTTATTCTGATCTTGGAAGTGTCAAGTTTTGTTAACCTGATTAGACAAAAGTAACTGAGGCTCCAGGCGATTTTATAATCATTTTGTGTCATTGTTCTTCTCTTGTCAAAttagttttcttcttgtttatatttcagttttttcttttactttttgtaaatTTTATCAAAGAAGAAAATTCTTCTGTGAATTGTTTTCTCCATCAAAGATCATGTTTATAGACTCAGTAAAGACGATTTattaaacagatgaaaaagtgtaaaaactgAGTTCATGTTTGAAGACATTTAGTTGAGTCCTGACATGTTAAATAACAGATGTGTCAGTGTGAGCTTGACATGATTTCGTGGGTTGTGTTTTCTTCATCGTCTTCTTTAACTTGTGTTGATTCACATTGAGGCTCATCAGATGTAAAGTTTGTATTTTCAGCTCATTTTGTCTGAGGTGTAATATTTCAGTCTGAAAGAAACATGTTGACTCATTTTAAGCATCAATACATAATAACTGATGCTTGATGGAGATTTATATGGAGAACTTTTCTTTGTAATGATGCTCTCTGGCAGATAGATCATGTGTGTGATACTAAACATGAAACCTTTGTAGTTTTATTGTTTACTCTGCATGTTGATACTTATATATGTGATGCTGTGAGTGTATTGTGTGTGTTCTGGTGTCTCAGATAGAATATCTGTGGAAAAAAGGctttaaatttctcttttctccttaaataaatattaaacaagtgAAATCAGATCATGTGCATACTTGAATCCACATGGGGAACAGATGGGGAGGGGGCTGTGTTCACTGGTTCCCACCTGGGGTCTCCTCTGATCAAAGGGGTCTCACTTCACTGAGgttgtaaaatttaaatttggaCTAAAAGCGGAACAAATctaacttttgtttgtttgtttgttttgttttgcttttgtttttttgtttcatttttttacttaaacattATCAGATACATATCTGATGTTTTTCAAAACTACCTCAATCTGAATGTTAATTTTTATCCAACTTCTACATCACTGAAGTGAGACAGACGTCACTAttctgtggagttccccaaggttccatcctggggcctgtttaacatctacatgctcccactggcacaggtcataaataacaataaaattagttaccatagctacgcagatgacacacagatatatattacaatgtcaccaggacaTCGAAGCCCTGTAGAGACTCATGGGAAATGCATTGAAGAGATAAATGACTGGATGTGCCTGAACTTTCtccaattaaacaaaaacaaaactgaggtgatggtctttggagtgaaagagaaacgattaaaggtcaccacagagcttcagtctatacacctaaaaaccaccaaccaggccagaaatctgggtgttttgatggactcagaccttaactttgagaaacacattaagggaatcacaaaatCAGCCTAATATCACCGTAGGAATATATCAAGgttaaaagatctgatgtctcagcaggacctggaaaaactagtctaGTAGTAACTAGTAGTGTCttcacaggtctacctaaaaaatcaatgaGACACCTGCACCTGATTCAAAACTCGCTCAGTGAGAGTCACTAActcactaaaaccaagaaagtgaatcacatcagtccagctctgaggtctttacactggctgcctgttcgtcagaggatagattttaaagttctgctgctggtctataaagctctgaatggtttaggaccaacatacatcagtgacctcttgacccagtacgAACCTGCAAGAACCCTCAattcatctggatccagtttcttatcagttcccagagtcagaaccagacatggagaagctgtattcagcttctatgctccacatgtctggaacaaactcccagaaagcctcagatcagctgaaacactcagaccCACCtgatctctgctgcatttcaatagtttttactaggagtccagatctgcagctggttctttTATGGTGAAATCTTGACTTTATctctttatctgagctttttcttgctgtttttatgtaatagatgtaatcttttttaatttttgtttttctaatgcacttgtatttttCCTTGCACCttgttgtaatgtttttatgttttgtgtaaagcactttgaattgtcttgtgcatgaaatgtgctatacacaTAAATTTGCCTTACCTTGCCTATTCTGCTTCAGAAGAAGCGGGACGTGGCAAGGTCCAATATAAACAATGGATTAAATAAGAACAACAACTTAACAACTGATACACAAACATTgagcatccatatttacctgCATTAACACAGCGTGCTGTGTGTGATGTCACATCTTCTGATTACGGTGGTTATTTCAGGGCTGTAAACTGTTTACACTGGAGTCTGATGGAGGTCACGTTTAAATTATAATGTTAACGACCACCTGAAAAATATCACAGGTCAGCAAAGAATCAGAATcgagcattaagacctgcagtgtgaacgtagcatAAAATACCATTTTAAATATCCACAAAACAACTTCTTTGTATTGGTAAAACTGATAATAAAAGTACATGCATAATGTGCAACAAGTAAATTTTTCTACTGtggttttaaactttaaaactaGTTAACAACAGAGAtgccagtaacgcgttacaaagtaacgcgttacagtaatctgactacatattttaagaaaatataatctaacgcgttaggatgtcctacaatgtaatcaaattaccgttactcttcatattcgtcctgcgttacttcggcactccccactcctttcacatatgatttgaaatcaagcgccatggacgaaagtgtatttatctaactcaacacaccttctcattaacggtggtacagaaattttatgtactcgtaagcatgcagctacctttcttcgctgaaacttgaccttttttaaatcgacaaacacaaatcattcactgcacatgactttagaaaaaaatatgatatagaaacgTATTACCCTagtgcatgatgggaggtccgcctctccacttccctcatcagaacctattccaaaccgaattgatttttttttttaataagtccgttactatttcattattttctcatgtgtaaacgtaaaacataatgcagatttgtcttatgcttaacgagagatgttgctttattttattgttattcatttgaattaatgtatatgatggtagggaagaagcactgaatgatttacaaagttaataagagactgactatgttcatagaaggtgaaaaacaattaaaagttacaagttgcaaaacattgtaaagtcaccattcgtaactaatgcactttcagtaaagtatatgcgaaaaaaaatcgattgtcatttttttgtttggggggttttaactaataaagtaactagtaatctaacttagttacttctaaaccttagtaatcagtaaagtaactagattactttttaaagaagtaatcagtaatcagtggtcagattactttttcaagtaatctgtggcatcactggttaacaagcaataaaacagcaaaataattgatgggtatttttctatcataaaataagacacaaagaactcagagtgaagtcagctttatcgcgatggggagagacggtggttcagcactcagagagtgtctggtgtcaactccgaagtctcaaccccagagCAGCCTCTTTAtagagcagctatcacacttcagtagagcaagcaaagttcaagcaaagttcaaacagggaaacacatcagcatacaacactttatgacccttatcacacagagctgtgaccaccacatcctgtcctctgcagggtgggtgagaccgcaaatcattacccatccttaagggagaaactttaaactgttaactttaaactgtcaacttctgctTACTCTAACAATAATTACTATATATATTCCTCTGAAAAGGAACATTTGAAAAatctgcagtgtgaacatagcATAAAATACCACTTAAAATAAGTGGTATTTATTTGAAAtaccacttaaaaaaaatttgttaagTTAATTTTTCTACTGTGGTTTAAACTTCAAAGACTAAAACTAGTTAACAagcaataaaacagcaaaatatttagtgtattttCCTCTGAAAAGGAACCTCTTGAAAAATGTGATGGACATATCGAGCTCTGACACTGACTTGTCCTTTTCTGTGTGAATTATTACCCCACTATTTCCACCACTAAAGGATGAGATAGCTgttaaatgatcatttcagggtttcctcacttcctcctcAGTCCTACATGGTGGTTGTCGAGGCTGGAAACAGTTACATGAAGATTTTattgagattaaaatttaaatttcaagttaagaaagtttgttttgtttgggtttttttttttttttttttttgttctgttttgtttttttcaacaacaaaacagcattAAACCTTTTTTAGTACTTACACAATTTCAGATAAGATCATATGACTTACAGTCATTAAATTGTAGTTTCTTATGCAAATTGTAAATAATGTCCCCCCCCTGCTAATTTGAAACACCTATGTTAATACAGTTAGCTAAACAATGGCTGACAGAGGTTGtaagatatattttaaatgtgctgcagcCATCCCCTTACATAAAACTAAGaagtattactttattttatacatttcaaagcatgtaaaaatataaatgtaccATACTTATACAGGATTCTACAACCACCCACTGGtgaaccaaagtgctttacaaaagattaaaacaacaatttagAAACACCAGAAAACAAGTACATGAGTAAaagtaagattaaaaaataaaagcacaaaaaaatagagagataaaagagaaaaataaaaaatagaagtgtCACTACACTATTGGGTTTTGAAAgccattataaataaataagttttaagtttagatttaaaaaggCCCGGGTCCATGATGACACATATGTCCGTGAGAAACTTATTCCAGAGCCTGGATGCAGCAACTGAAACAACTCGGTCACCCTGATGTTTAAATTTGAACCTGGGCACTTCCACCAAAAGCTGGTTAGACAACCTCAGAGCCCTGCCACACTCACGAACAGTTAGCAGCTCAGAGAAATAAGATGGAGCGAGGCCATTAAgaccattaaaaacaaacattaatagTTTCCATGTGTAACAGGAGGACTGTATGGTCCACCATGTCAAAGATCCAACAGCACCAAGGCAACAGGATTTGGCGTCAACAGACAACAATATCAATTAAAAAAGACAGACTGAGAGAGGTGtgcttgtttatgtttttaaaaacattgaagATCCTCAGAAACATCTGTGTTGTCAGAATGAAGCCTTTTAGTTacgcttttttttatttgtcgtgtccagcatggtagcaggcagaatgatggtctgccttatttattttgaattatggaatttatgtaatcttgttggacctgaccggagaggacagaaaaaaggagacaagtgaacagaagtaaaaaggaaagcagaaaaaagaaagaggagacacaGATACAACACATAGACGGCAACAACCCGTCAATCCAAACTAACACCAGACAAACAattgctacacctgtacagaaacacacgcAAGCAGCTCACCCTCCATATGGTGAGCTGCTGACAGCAGTAGGCATCCACGTCCCCCAGGACGCCCTCTAGAGCAggacaggccaggagcagcTGTCTCCCATGACCAGGATGCAAAGCAACCACAGCCAACGAGCCACCACCAACCTCAGAAACCACCCACCCACCGCAtgagggagaggagaggacgGGGTGGAGGAAGGAGAATAGTGGGAGAGACCAGACCCACAGCTCACCACCCACAAGCCCACACAGGCCTCCTCCAAAAGTGCATGTGAGATTTACCTGTGAGGTGTGCACGCTCCACCTCTATCTCCCTATGTAGCTGTAACTTCTGTTTCAGCATGTCTTTCACTTTCTCCTCTGAATCTGCCCAGGATTCACTTGGGGGTTCAAGTATTCCATCAATCACAATGTTGTTCCTCCTCGATCGACCCTCCAGGTACTTTTGCTTGTCCAGGACGACCTGTAGACTTAAATATCTTACAATGTCCATTTGAATTGTGTTGCAATGATCAGACTGTTTTGCTTGAGTGATCTTTTGTTCATCCACAACTTTCTGTGTAAATTGTATGCTTAATTTCAGATCTTGCACTTCTTTCGTGATTGCATCCAACCTGGAATTAGTAGAGTCCATAGAGTATAACAGAGCAGTGAACATGTGTTTCTGGTGATTCAATGCGTCATTTACCTGAGTGAAGGATACAAATAATTCATAAGT harbors:
- the LOC121644041 gene encoding tripartite motif-containing protein 16-like, with amino-acid sequence MAEKGDQLDRETFSCSICLDLLKDPVAIPCGHSYCMNCIKSFWHGEDQKGIYSCPQCRQTFTPRPVLVKNAMLAALVEQLKKTGLQAAPADHCYAGPEDVACDFCSGRKLKAIKSCLVCLASYCEKHLQPHYDVAPLKKHKLVEPSKNLQENICSLHDEVMKMFCRTDQKCICLVCVMDEHKGHDTVSAAAERTERQRELEVSRQEIQQRIQDREKDVKLLQQEVEAINHSADKTVEDSEKIFTELIRLIQKRSSDVKQQIRSQQETEVSGVKELQEKLEQEITQLKRKDAELKQLSHTEDHIQFLHNYPSLSALSESTHSSSINIRPLRYFEDVTAAVSELRDKLQDILTDRWTNISLKVTDVDVLLSQPEPKSRAGFLKYSCEITLDPNTANKQLLLSEGNRKVTDLDQYQSYSKHPDRFTKYCQVLSRESLTGRCYWEVKVRGDFDLAVTYKNISRKGGESQFGFNDKSWSLYYDQNSYEFYNNSISTSISGPRSSRVGVYLDHRAGILSFYSISGTMTLLHRVQTTFTQPLYAGVGIYSDLGSVKFC